One genomic region from Argentina anserina chromosome 2, drPotAnse1.1, whole genome shotgun sequence encodes:
- the LOC126785197 gene encoding tubulin beta chain-like, with protein sequence MREILHIQGGQCGNQIGSKFWEVICDEHGVDPTGRYKGDASSDLQLERINVYYNEASGGRYVPRAVLMDLEPGTMDSIRSGPFGQIFRPDNFVFGQSGAGNNWAKGHYTEGAELIDSVLDVVRKEAENCDCLQGFQVCHSLGGGTGSGMGTLLISKIREEYPDRMMLTFSVFPSPKVSDTVVEPYNATLSVHQLVENADECMVLDNEALYDICFRTLKLSTPSFGDLNHLISATMSGVTCCLRFPGQLNSDLRKLAVNLIPFPRLHFFMVGFAPLTSRGSQQYISLTVPELTQQMWDAKNMMCAADPRHGRYLTASAMFRGKMSTKEVDEQMINVQNKNSSYFVEWIPHNVKSSVCDIPPLGLKMASTFVGNSTSIQEMFRRVSEQFTAMFRRKAFLHWYTGEGMDEMEFTEAESNMNDLVAEYQQYQDATVDDEGEYEEDAVEGEYED encoded by the exons ATGAGAGAGATCCTCCACATTCAGGGCGGCCAATGCGGCAACCAAATCGGCTCCAAGTTCTGGGAGGTCATCTGCGACGAGCACGGCGTCGACCCCACCGGGCGCTACAAAGGCGAcgcctcctccgatctccagcTCGAGAGGATCAACGTCTACTACAATGAGGCCTCCGGCGGCAGGTACGTCCCACGCGCCGTCCTCATGGATCTCGAGCCCGGTACCATGGACAGCATCAGATCCGGGCCGTTTGGCCAGATCTTCCGTCCCGATAACTTCGTCTTTGGTCAGTCCGGCGCCGGCAACAACTGGGCGAAAGGTCACTACACCGAGGGTGCTGAGCTCATCGACTCCGTTCTCGACGTTGTTCGTAAGGAGGCTGAGAATTGCGACTGTCTTCAAG GTTTCCAAGTGTGCCACTCACTTGGAGGAGGGACTGGTTCTGGCATGGGAACCCTTCTGATATCAAAGATAAGAGAGGAATACCCTGACAGGATGATGCTTACATTCTCTGTGTTCCCATCTCCAAAGGTGTCGGACACTGTTGTGGAACCATACAATGCCACTCTTTCAGTGCACCAGTTGGTAGAGAATGCTGATGAGTGCATGGTTCTAGATAATGAAGCTCTTTACGACATTTGCTTCAGAACTTTAAAGCTCAGTACCCCAAGCT TTGGTGACCTGAACCATTTGATTTCTGCAACTATGAGTGGTGTCACTTGCTGCCTAAGGTTCCCTGGTCAGCTGAACTCAGATCTCCGGAAGCTGGCTGTCAATCTCATTCCATTCCCACGTCTTCACTTTTTCATGGTTGGGTTTGCCCCACTCACTTCTCGCGGTTCCCAGCAGTACATCTCCCTCACTGTGCCGGAGCTGACTCAGCAAATGTGGGATGCCAAGAACATGATGTGTGCTGCTGACCCTCGCCACGGAAGGTACCTGACAGCTTCGGCCATGTTCAGGGGTAAGATGAGCACCAAAGAGGTGGACGAACAGATGATCAATGTGCAGAACAAGAACTCTTCCTACTTTGTTGAGTGGATTCCTCACAACGTTAAGTCCAGCGTGTGTGACATTCCTCCCCTCGGATTGAAAATGGCATCTACCTTTGTTGGTAACTCTACCTCAATCCAGGAGATGTTCAGGAGAGTGAGCGAGCAGTTCACAGCTATGTTCAGGCGCAAGGCCTTTTTACATTGGTACACCGGAGAAGGTATGGACGAGATGGAGTTCACTGAAGCTGAGAGTAACATGAATGATTTGGTCGCCGAGTACCAGCAATACCAGGATGCTACGGTTGATGATGAAGGAGAGTATGAGGAGGATGCTGTTGAAGGTGAATATGAGGACTAA
- the LOC126785199 gene encoding uncharacterized protein LOC126785199, with protein sequence MEVEQEAKTMEPVQEYYASYFSQREFEIAEILVGLPDIISELDYRPRIRVPWGHKKKRSALVVQDQKVNKSRLPSLSSSPNIGSKVAADNVGKAERSSPSTPLSFESDEKPSQSRRKVVTGCKRKREEWQEVIDRCLKRKDVLQKEIQKVKDYKEKLIDFKMVLQSRKQELEKQTLIQKESQMKIEEENLNLDMQLGQPTLVPTSIVICAPTIVEQEHYHQQIARHQYQTSICNRTAQIRKAVISENHGYLASTTQVASTSLPSNIVNATAVRLVSNSNGGSVLVYDYGSPFPNQNWASSADTKTLFDKAKSKQRRQERYQKNREKRTSLLGRRHSQDF encoded by the exons ATGGAAGTAGAACAAGAAGCAAAAACAATGGAGCCCGTCCAAGAGTACTATGCCTCGTACTTCTCACAACGGGAGTTTGAAATCGCCGAAATCTTGGTGGGACTTCCCGACATCATCTCCGAATTGGACTACCGCCCCCGAATTCGGGTCCCGTGGGGCCACAAGAAGAAGAGATCTGCCCTCGTCGTACAAGACCAGAAAGTGAACAAGTCCCGGCTGCCGTCGCTCTCGTCTTCCCCGAATATTGGGTCGAAAGTTGCGGCGGATAATGTTGGTAAGGCCGAGAGGTCGAGCCCCAGCACGCCGCTGTCGTTTGAGTCCGATGAGAAGCCGAGTCAGTCGAGAAGGAAAGTGGTGACTGGTTGCAAGAGG AAAAGAGAAGAATGGCAGGAGGTGATAGATAGATGTCTAAAGCGCAAAGATGTGCTACAAAAA GAGATACAGAAGGTGAAGGACTATAAAGAGAAGCTGATTGACTTTAAAATGGTATTGCAATCAAGGAAGCAAGAG CTTGAAAAGCAAACGTTGATTCAGAAAGAATCTCAAATGAAAATTGAGGAAGAAAATTTGAATCTTGATATGCAATTAGGCCAACCCACATTGGTACCGACATCGATAGTCATTTGTGCCCCTACAATCGTTGAACAAGAGCATTATCATCAACAAATTGCTCGGCATCAGTATCAAACCAGCATATGCAATCGCACAGCTCAAATTCGAAAAGCAGTAATTAgtgagaatcatggttacctAGCATCTACCACTCAAGTGGCCTCAACCTCTTTGCCATCTAACATTGTCAATGCTACTGCGGTGAGATTGGTAAGCAATAGCAACGGAGGGTCAGTTCTTGTCTATGATTACGGCTCTCCTTTTCCTAACCAGAATTGGGCCTCCTCTGCGGATACCAAGACTCTTTTTGACAAGGCCAAGTCTAAACAAAGAAGGCAGGAGAGATATcagaaaaatagagaaaaaagaaCCTCTCTTTTAGGTCGAAGACATAGTCAAGACTTTTAG
- the LOC126782043 gene encoding uncharacterized protein LOC126782043 yields the protein MASDDDDTSLGSLMRKKKQNGSANAKPKVKKEELHNGSENPKPNPRPRKPIAKKEDSDSDFDEDEKPIARTNARKAPVKKEERELDSDDDKPLAKKSSNSKHDKNLKRKREEASATPEKKKKRDKKVYDLPGQKRDAPEERDPLRIFYETLYEQLPNSEMAQVWLMESGLLSKEEANKVFEKKQKNRQLQKVSTPIKVVASGRKSTTVSTATRGGALVKKTTTSVTVKKKTPATPVSSNKKKPTPASKKRKKDDESSESESDDDFVSDDDDYVMSNRPKKKNAA from the exons ATGGCCTCCGACGACGACGACACGTCGCTGGGTTCGTTGATGCGCAAGAAGAAGCAAAATGGGAGTGCCAATGCCAAGCCGAAGGTGAAGAAAGAAGAGCTCCACAACGGTTCCGAGAACCCTAAGCCCAATCCCAGGCCCAGAAAACCAATTGCGAAGAAGGAAGATAGCGACAGTGATTTTGATGAGGATGAGAAGCCAATTGCTCGCACCAATGCGAGAAAAGCGCCGGTTAAGAAGGAAGAGAGGGAGCTTGATAGTGATGATGATAAGCCCTTAGCTAAGAAGAGCTCCAATTCCAAGCATGACAAG aatttgaagaggaagagagaagaggcGTCGGCGACaccggagaagaagaagaagagggacAAGAAGGTGTATGATTTGCCTGGTCAGAAGAGAGACGCTCCTGAGGAG AGAGACCCACTCCGGATTTTCTATGAGACGCTTTATGAGCAGCTTCCCAATAGTGAAATGGCACAGGTTTG GCTGATGGAGTCGGGCTTGTTATCTAAAGAAGAGGCAAATAAAGTGTTTgagaagaagcagaagaatCGTCAGCTTCAGAAGGTCAGTACTCCAATCAAAGTTGTGGCTTCGGGAAGGAAGTCCACAACAGTCAGTACTGCAACTAGAGGTGGAGCTTTGGTAAAGAAGACCACAACATCGGTTACTGTAAAGAAAAAAACTCCAGCAACCCCAGTTTCTTCAAATAAAAAGAAGCCAACACCAGCATCTAAGAAGCGGAAGAAAGATGATGAAAGCTCAGAGAGCGAGTCTGATGATGACTTTGTgtctgatgatgatgactaCGTGATGTCCAACagaccaaagaaaaagaatgcaGCTTAA
- the LOC126782042 gene encoding uncharacterized protein LOC126782042 produces MSHVTRSKSSSESQNWEHIFNAMVNILQEQQSQLETMAKDRKMLADRIRTEHEKWDFNVRLLQDQIAQLDADLVRQEKVGVVEVAKLELLLGMKEREAGLFRFQKEELQRDLDDFVTWVKLRAEGASDPKVDGESSKRKGRNDSSVKSLSRIGSGEKRLSKGSDDDLKKLQQEYDKLALEKRNEVSALLAQKKFVWNQYNIMEKDYDGKLKSKQSEVDQANEKVQNLLASMEQLQSANKEKDDKIALLETDFTKLKEENSKVVRELESFRKSVSASATPVLNHCSARTRAYNLRGKNGALDRSVVTVKNESSAAQLTDPSRNTKLGRSSSKRNGDDVTSTEGTVKLFTSSFKVPKVKSHFPSSSKSSASSSRGG; encoded by the exons atgagtcaCGTAACGCGCTCCAAATCCTCGTCGGAAAGTCAAAACTGGGAGCACATATTCAACGCCATGGTCAACATTCTACAGGAGCAGCAGTCCCAGCTGGAGACGATGGCCAAGGACCGCAAGATGCTTGCGGATCGGATCAGAACCGAACACGAGAAGTGGGATTTTAACGTTAGACTGTTGCAGGATCAAATTGCCCAG TTGGACGCGGATTTGGTAAGGCAGGAGAAGGTTGGTGTGGTTGAGGTGGCCAAATTGGAGTTGCTTCTGGGCATGAAGGAAAGAGAGGCTGGTCTCTTCAGATTTCAAAAAG AGGAATTACAGAGGGACTTGGACGATTTCGTAACATGGGTTAAATTACGTGCCGAAGGGGCTAGTGATCCAAAG GTAGACGGGGAGAGCAGTAAGCGAAAAGGAAGAAATGATAGCAGTGTAAAGTCGTTGTCCAGGATAGGAAGCGGAGAAAAGAGGCTTTCTAAAGGTTCGGATGATGATCTTAAGAAGTTACAGCAGGAATATGATAAGCTTGCGCTGGAGAAGAGAAATGAGGTATCTGCACTCTTGGCGCAGAAGAAATTTGTGTGGAATCAGTATAATATTATGGAAAAAGACTACGATGGTAAACTAAAGAGTAAGCAGTCTGAAGTTGACCAGGCTAATGAAAAGGTACAGAATCTTCTTGCCAGTATGGAGCAGTTACAGTCAgcaaacaaagaaaaggaTGATAAGATTGCATTGTTAGAAACCGATTTCACCAAGCTGAAGGAAGAAAATTCTAAAGTTGTAAGGGAACTGGAGTCATTCAGAAAGTCAGTTAGTGCTTCTGCCACACCTGTTTTGAACCATTGTTCAGCTCGAACCCGAGCATATAACTTGAGAGGCAAAAATGGTGCTCTGGATAGAAGTGTTGTGACAGTCAAGAACGAGTCATCTGCTGCACAACTTACTGATCCTTCCAGGAACACCAAACTG GGGAGGAGCAGTTCAAAGAGAAATGGAGATGATGTTACATCAACTGAGGGAACTGTAAAGTTGTTCACGTCCAGTTTTAAAGTACCGAAAGTGAAGAGTCATTTTCCTTCATCAAGTAAATCTTCGGCATCATCTTCCAGAGGGGGGTAA
- the LOC126782041 gene encoding probable alkaline/neutral invertase D, with protein sequence MSPMAAAENGSVRSGHEAAGSIFDIGNSDFLKMLERPRTINVERKRSFDERSFSEMSNIEHLEYMSSSILNTTTPRSCYDSHLMVSDAWESLRRSVVHFRGQPVGTLAAVDSSVEQLNYDQVFVRDFVPSALAFLMNGEEKIVKNFLLKTLRLQSWEKIVDEFKLGAGVMPASFKVEHDQVRNNDIITADFGESAIGRVAPVDSGFWWIILLRAYTKSTGDSSLAELPECQNGIRLILSLCLSEGFDTFPTLLCADGCCMIDRRMGVYGYPIEIQALFFMALRCACFLLKQDDVGKEFVERITNRLHALSFHMRSYFWLDLKQLNDIYRYKTEEYSHTAVNKFNVMPDSLPDWVFDFMPSRGGYFIGNVSPARMDFRWFCLGNCVAILSSLATPEQSAAIMDLIEERWDELVGEMPLKICYPTIESHEYRIVTGCDPKNTKWSYHNGGSWPVLLWLLTAACIKTGRPQIARRAIDLTESRLSKDHWPEYYDGKSGRYIGKQARKFQTWSIAGYLVAKMMMDDPSHLRMISLEEDCVKPLIKRSSSWTS encoded by the exons ATGTCTCCGATGGCTGCTGCCGAAAATGGAAGTGTAAGAAGTGGTCATGAGGCAGCCGGCAGCATCTTCGACATCGGAAACTCCGATTTCCTTAAGATGTTGGAGAGACCTAGAACAATAAACGTGGAGAGGAAGAGGTCCTTTGATGAAAGGTCATTCAGTGAAATGTCAAACATTGAACACCTCGAGTATATGTCCTCGTCTATTTTGAACACTACTACGCCTAGATCATGCTATGACTCGCATCTCATGGTGTCCGATGCTTGGGAGTCCTTGAGGCGCTCCGTCGTTCACTTCCGCGGCCAACCGGTTGGTACTCTTGCCGCTGTGGACAGTTCTGTTGAACAACTTAACTATGATCAG GTATTTGTTAGAGACTTTGTCCCGAGCGCGTTGGCGTTTTTGATGAATGGGGAAGAAAAAATAGTGAAGAACTTTCTCTTGAAAACGCTTCGGCTCCAATCATGGGAGAAAATAGTCGACGAGTTTAAGCTTGGAGCTGGGGTAATGCCTGCCAGTTTCAAAGTAGAGCACGACCAAGTTAGAAACAATGACATCATCACTGCGGATTTTGGCGAGAGTGCAATAGGAAGAGTAGCTCCTGTTGATTCAGGGTTTTGGTGGATCATATTGCTTCGTGCTTACACAAAGTCTACCGGAGACTCTTCCCTCGCCGAATTGCCGGAATGCCAAAACGGTATTCGCCTTATTCTCAGCCTCTGTCTATCCGAAGGCTTCGATACCTTCCCTACTCTATTATGTGCCGATGGATGCTGCATGATTGATCGTAGAATG GGCGTATATGGGTACCCCATAGAAATACAAGCATTGTTCTTCATGGCTTTGAGATGTGCTTGCTTTCTTCTCAAGCAAGACGATGTGGGTAAGGAATTTGTAGAAAGGATCACTAATCGTCTCCATGCTCTAAGTTTCCATATGAGGAGCTACTTCTGGCTAGACCTGAAGCAGCTCAATGACATATATCGTTACAAAACGGAGGAGTATTCTCATACAGCAGTGAACAAGTTCAATGTAATGCCCGATTCGCTTCCAGATTGGGTGTTCGATTTCATGCCGAGTCGTGGTGGCTACTTCATTGGAAATGTTAGCCCTGCGAGAATGGATTTCCGGTGGTTCTGTTTGGGTAACTGTGTGGCGATTCTGTCGTCTCTAGCAACTCCAGAGCAATCTGCAGCGATAATGGACCTTATTGAAGAGCGTTGGGATGAGCTGGTTGGAGAAATGCCTCTGAAAATTTGTTATCCGACTATTGAAAGCCATGAGTATCGAATTGTCACTGGTTGTGACCCTAAGAACACCAAGTGGAGTTACCACAATGGGGGCTCTTGGCCAG TGCTACTATGGTTGTTGACAGCAGCGTGCATAAAGACTGGACGTCCCCAAATTGCAAGGCGTGCAATTGATCTGACTGAGAGCCGGCTATCGAAAGATCACTGGCCGGAGTATTATGACGGCAAATCGGGGAGGTACATCGGAAAGCAAGCACGTAAGTTCCAAACATGGTCTATTGCAGGCTATTTGGTGGCCAAGATGATGATGGATGACCCCTCTCATCTGAGGATGATATCACTAGAGGAAGATTGCGTGAAGCCCCTTATAAAAAGATCATCTTCATGGACATCTTAG
- the LOC126782383 gene encoding uncharacterized protein LOC126782383, whose amino-acid sequence MKRGTGTTHAVATWIRRQPPKIKAFLAVVSGMAALALLRMIVHDHDNLFVASEAVHSLGISVLIYKLMKERTCAGISLKSQELTALFLAVRLYCSLVMEYDIHTILDSATLVTTLWVIYMIRFKLRSSYMDDKDNFAIYYVVIPCALLSLAVHPSTHHFIVNRIGWAFCVYLEAVSVLPQLRLMQNTKIVEPFTAHYVFALGVARFLSCAHWVLQVLDTRGQLLTTLGYGLWPCMVLLAEIVQTFILADFCYYYVKSAVDGQLVLRLPSGVV is encoded by the exons ATGAAGAGAGGCACTGGGACCACCCACGCGGTTGCGACATGGATACGACGACAGCCACCGAAGATCAAGGCGTTTTTGGCGGTGGTGTCGGGAATGGCCGCCTTGGCGCTCCTCCGTATGATCGTACACGACCACGACAACCTCTTCGTGGCTTCGGAGGCTGTCCACTCCCTCGGAATCTCCGTCCTCATCTACAAGCTCATGAAGGAGAGGACCTGTGCCG GAATTTCACTTAAGTCGCAGGAATTGACGGCCCTGTTTCTAGCTGTTAGGCTCTACTGTAGTTTGGTCATGGAATATGACATTCATACGATACTGGATTCGGCTACATTGGTGACCACGCTTTGGGTTATTTATATGATTCGGTTTAAGCTCAGGTCTAGCTACATGGATGACAAGGACAACTTCGCAATCTACTATGTG GTGATTCCGTGCGCTCTGCTTTCATTAGCTGTACATCCCTCTACACATCATTTTATCGTAAATCGAATTGGCTGGGCATTTTGTGTTTATCTTGAAGCCGTATCAGTTCTACCTCAGCTTCGACTCATGCAAAACACTAAG ATTGTTGAACCATTTACGGCGCATTATGTTTTTGCCCTGGGAGTTGCACGGTTCTTAAGTTGTGCACATTGGGTCCTCCAG GTATTGGATACTCGAGGACAGTTACTGACAACCTTAGGTTATGGGCTGTGGCCTTGTATGGTTCTTCTCGCAGAAATTGTCCAGACCTTCATACTTGCAGATTTTTGCTACTACTATGTCAAAAG TGCTGTTGATGGGCAACTTGTTTTACGCCTACCCTCTGGAGTTGTCTAA
- the LOC126781983 gene encoding gibberellin-regulated protein 1-like, whose translation MMNSRLVVASVLLMMMVPLLVFSPVEADGVVNKDTNHASLLDKIDCGGACTARCRLSSRPRLCKRACGTCCQRCSCVPPGTAGNYDVCPCYASLTTHGGRRKCP comes from the exons ATGATGAACTCCAGGCTTGTGGTTGCTTCAGTTCtcttgatgatgatggttccCCTTCTTGTTTTCAGTCCTGTTGAGGCTGATGGAGTG GTGAACAAAGATACAAATCATGCTTCACTCCTTGACAAGATAG ACTGCGGTGGAGCGTGCACTGCGAGGTGTCGTTTGTCGTCTCGGCCTCGGCTGTGCAAGAGGGCATGCGGGACTTGCTGCCAGCGTTGCAGCTGCGTCCCTCCCGGCACCGCTGGAAACTACGACGTCTGCCCCTGTTACGCTAGCCTCACCACCCACGGTGGCAGACGCAAGTGTCCTTAA